The genomic DNA CTTGGGGTTACCGCACTTGAGCGGTGGCGGCAGCGGCGATCTCCTGGTCGAAGTCACGGTGCGCATCCCCAAGAAGATCAGCAAGAAGCAGGAAGAACTCCTGCGTGAATTCCTGCGTCTGGAAGAAGACAAGCCCATGGCCAAGGTCAAGCGATTCCTCGACAAGGCGACCAAGACCGTCACCGGAAAATAGCGCGGAGGGGGCATGTCCGAGCGTCTGACCCACATCGACGAGCAGGGCGAGACCCGCATGGTGGACGTGGGCGGGAAGGAACCTTCCCGCCGCGTGGCCCGGGCCGGGGCCGTGGTGCGCGTTTCGGCCGCGACCCTTGCGCTTTTGGCTGACAAGGCCCTGCCCAAGGGCGACGCCCTGGCCAGCGCCAAGATCGCGGGCATTTTGGCCGCGAAGCGCACGGCCGACCTCATCCCCCTGTGTCATCCCCTGCCGCTCGACTTCGCGGACGTGACCTTTGAGATCGATGAGGCCGCGTGCTGCATCCACATCACGGCTGAGGCGCGGACCACGAACCGCACCGGCGTGGAGATGGAAGCCATGACCGCGGCCAGTGTGGCCGCGCTCACACTCTACGACATGTGCAAGGCCGTGCAGAAGGACATCGTCATCGACGCTGTGCGGCTGCTCTACAAGTCCGGCGGCAAGAGCGGCGTTTTCTCTCGCGAGGAATGAACGCAAGAGCTTTTTACCGGTCTGCGGGACGAAATCTGTCGACAATTTGAAAGCCCCGCGTGTAGAAATCACGCGGGGCTTTGTTGTTTTTGGCGTTATGCCGACCGTGCCGTCATTCGCCCCGTTCGGGGAACAGCGATCCGGCCAGACGTTCGGCGTCGTGGTCGCGCGTCTGGGCGTTTTCGCTCCTCACGCGCGGCAGCTCGATGAAGT from Alkalidesulfovibrio alkalitolerans DSM 16529 includes the following:
- the moaC gene encoding cyclic pyranopterin monophosphate synthase MoaC, with protein sequence MSERLTHIDEQGETRMVDVGGKEPSRRVARAGAVVRVSAATLALLADKALPKGDALASAKIAGILAAKRTADLIPLCHPLPLDFADVTFEIDEAACCIHITAEARTTNRTGVEMEAMTAASVAALTLYDMCKAVQKDIVIDAVRLLYKSGGKSGVFSREE